A window of Cottoperca gobio chromosome 16, fCotGob3.1, whole genome shotgun sequence contains these coding sequences:
- the LOC115021806 gene encoding potassium/sodium hyperpolarization-activated cyclic nucleotide-gated channel 2 translates to MDGVAGGVGTPGSAGGSGGDSLPRRNGGDSKRRSKSSLPSPGYRLSQASLEGERGSFGADSTSSGGRGRRLSIISSSTNPRDSLSFRTAGTPTTPVPLPPPPSSATAHPPPRSVGFTTTRATLPSTSSTGTGVMVVATGPETTTTTTCNTTAAGSPDFMGQYGLGGFGMGLDGEDYSTSNQSTFIQRQFGAMLQPGVNKFSLRMFGSHKAVALEQQRLKSAGTWIIHPYSDFRFYWDLLMLMLMMGNLIILPVGITFFRDENTPSWIIFNVVSDTLFMVDLVLNFRTGIIKEDNTEILLDPRAIRQKYLKNWFLVDFVSSIPVDYIFLMVDSLDSEVYRTARALRIVRFTKILSLLRLLRLSRLIRYIHQWEEIFHMTYDLASAMVRIVNLIGMMLLLCHWDGCLQFLVPMLQDFPPDCWVSKNMMVNDTWGLQYSYALFKAMSHMLCIGYGAQAPEGMTDVWLTMLSMIVGATCYAMFIGHATALIQSLDSSRRQYQEKYKQVEQYMSFHKLPADVRQKIHEYYEHRFQGKMFDEENILGELSEPLKEAIVSFNCRSLVANMPLFANADPNFVTAVLIKLRFEVFQPSDFIIREGTVGRKMYFIQHGRVGVLTRGNKETKLSDGSYFGEICLLTHGRRTASVRADTYCRLYSLSVDNFNEVLEEHPMMRRAFETVAVDRLDRIGRKNSMLLRKSSQGGSLGGSMGRGGGRGGGGQGSCDSMLVQQIVKHDSMPAMQDAIAAAAAGRSAVMGGSGTVSPRPRPVIWAPLVQAPLQAAAATSNVAIALMHQQQQLQQLQQQHALGGAFFLPSPLVSPSPSSSFPLSPPRPPVLQPLRPSVSSLIGMMTMGGIGGMGGLSPRGFPASPSTTGPPGGMISPPIAKTPTIPASSVLTSVQQGRPLHYSLRLQADHPSVIAESLGTPTGGGPPTPLLHKVPATNPLAACGAPSDGNTFMMGQQGAKEALLRHGGSSSQGLPSLGRLTQEARLLSASQPTLPHRSWAGVQPHPPLHRKASGGNLLTAPFLAGQLARGSSVGMLTSNAPVQLVTNIPFNTQTHVLATFPIQPALAQNLPTQAAPHIAYVSTPTVAASLPSSSPPKQTPLSSATPSPAPTPSSPTPILPQTPRSKPMTPSRSSSPPSCSFPSSAGTNPLSLSSTPRPKPISTSSPRSSSPSPSSSSTPPPSSVPVPLPQTYGPKSSFTFSSPPSSLITSMPPRSQSPRAKASNTPPSASPLSGPSLAPTPIPSPIPTPTQTCTRTSTPAQTPTPTLTPTQILPPTPSSSPIPVTAVPSLSKFQSSTPCLKPSVSSSARGQPLSQIAKQSPTQTAFPSPTPASTSTSRKITFSVHPVQQTPPVLTPSPVSVSGYSTKPTPVTTSSSTTTNPSSLTTTSSSTTTSSGIQCASSPTPKQKPTTTAVPNHPSKLNTPCTPASQASTTTTTQSEHAVPLLTTPPLKEGKKTLSCHSPEKTQRN, encoded by the exons ATGGATGGGGTGGCTGGAGGTGTGGGTACCCCCGGTAGCGCAGGGGGGTCTGGGGGTGACAGCCTCCCCAGGCGTAACGGAGGGGACTCGAAGCGGCGCAGTAAGAGCAGCCTGCCCTCTCCGGGTTACAGGCTGTCCCAGGCCTCACTGGAAGGGGAGAGGGGCTCCTTCGGGGCGGACAGCACTTCCTCAGGTGGACGCGGCCGTCGCCTCTCCATCATAAGCTCCTCCACCAACCCCAGGGACAGCCTTTCCTTTCGCACTGCAGGCACCCCAACCACCCCGGTGCCCCTGCCGCCCCCGCCCTCCTCCGCCACAGCTCATCCTCCTCCACGCTCAGTGGGCTTCACCACGACCCGCGCCACCCTGccctccacctcctctaccGGGACCGGTGTGATGGTGGTGGCCACCGGCCCggagaccaccaccaccaccacgtGCAACACCACTGCAGCAGGGTCCCCTGACTTTATGGGTCAGTATGGCCTGGGTGGGTTTGGCATGGGGCTGGACGGGGAGGACTACAGCACCTCCAACCAGAGCACCTTCATCCAGAGACAGTTTGGAGCCATGCTGCAGCCCGGGGTCAACAAGTTCAGTCTGCGCATGTTTGGATCCCACAAAGCTGTGGCACTGGAGCAGCAGAGACTGAAATCAGCAGGGACGTGGATCATACACCCATACAGTGACTTCAG ATTCTACTGGGacctgttaatgttaatgttgatgATGGGGAACTTAATCATCCTGCCAGTGGGCATCACATTCTTCAGAGATGAGAACACTCCCTCTTGGATCATCTTCAACGTGGTCTCTGACACTCTCTTCATGGTCGACTTGGTTCTCAACTTCAGGACCGGCATCATCAAGGAAGACAACACTGAGATATTGCTGGACCCCAG GGCAATCCGCCAGAAATATCTGAAGAACTGGTTCCTCGTGGACTTTGTCTCATCCATCCCGGTGGACTACATCTTCCTGATGGTGGACAGTCTCGACTCCGAGGTTTATAGGACGGCCAGGGCGCTGCGCATCGTCCGCTTCACCAAAATCCTGAGCCTGCTTCGATTGCTCCGCCTGTCCAGACTCATCCGCTACATCCACCAGTGGGAGGAG ATATTTCACATGACATATGATCTTGCCAGTGCCATGGTGAGGATAGTTAATCTGATCGGTATGATGTTGCTGCTGTGCCACTGGGACGGCTGTCTCCAGTTCCTGGTCCCCATGCTGCAGGACTTCCCTCCTGACTGCTGGGTTTCCAAGAACATGATGGTG AATGACACATGGGGCCTGCAGTACTCCTACGCTCTATTCAAAGCCATGAGCCACATGTTGTGTATCGGGTACGGTGCCCAGGCTCCAGAAGGGATGACTGATGTGTGGCTCACCATGCTCAGTATGATCGTAGGTGCCACCTGCTACGCCATGTTCATCGGCCACGCCACCGCTCTCATCCAGTCACTGGACTCCTCACGACGACAGTACCAGGAAAAG TACAAGCAGGTGGAGCAGTACATGTCGTTCCATAAGCTTCCTGCAGATGTTCGGCAAAAGATCCACGAATACTATGAGCACCGCTTTCAGGGGAAAATGTTTGATGAGGAGAACATCCTGGGAGAACTCAGCGAGCCTCTTAAAGAG GCAATAGTCAGCTTTAATTGCCGGAGCCTTGTGGCTAACATGCCGCTGTTCGCCAACGCCGATCCCAACTTTGTGACTGCCGTGCTGATCAAGCTCCGCTTTGAAGTGTTTCAGCCTTCAGACTTCATTATCCGCGAGGGCACAGTTGGACGGAAGATGTACTTCATACAGCATGGACGAGTCGGTGTGCTGACCCGTGGCAACAAAGAAACCAAGCTGAGCGATGGGTCTTACTTTGGAG AGATTTGTTTGTTGACTCATGGACGGAGGACAGCCAGCGTCCGTGCAGATACATATTGTCGCCTGTACTCTCTCAGTGTGGACAACTTTAACGAGGTGCTGGAGGAGCATCCGATGATGCGGCGTGCCTTCGAAACTGTTGCTGTTGACCGATTGGACCGTATCG GCAGGAAGAACTCCATGCTTCTGCGGAAGTCATCCCAGGGCGGTTCTCTGGGGGGCAGTATGGGTCGTGGAGGAGGCCGGGGTGGAGGGGGTCAAGGTTCCTGTGACAGCATGCTGGTGCAACAGATTGTTAAACACGACAGCATGCCGGCCATGCAGGATGCTATTGCGGCCGCTGCTGCAGGAAGAAGCGCAGTCATGGGAGGAAGTGGCACGGTGTCTCCTCGGCCACGCCCGGTCATCTGGGCGCCGCTTGTCCAAGCCCccctgcaggctgctgctgccaccaGTAATGTAGCCATCGCCCTCATGCACCAGcaacagcagctacagcagttgcagcagcagcatgcacTTGGAGGTGCTTTCTTCCTGCCCTCCCctcttgtctctccctctccctcctcttctttcccttTGTCTCCCCCTCGTCCTCCAGTGTTACAGCCGCTCCGCCCCTCTGTGAGCTCTCTCATCGGCATGATGACGATGGGAGGGATAGGAGGAATGGGTGGTTTGTCCCCAAGAGGATTTCCTGCTTCTCCCTCGACTACGGGTCCTCCTGGTGGGATGATATCGCCCCCTATTGCTAAAACTCCAACCATACCAGCCTCCTCTGTCCTGACTTCTGTCCAACAGGGAAGGCCTCTTCATTACAGCCTCCGCCTCCAGGCAGATCATCCCTCAGTGATTGCTGAATCACTAGGAACCCCGACAGGTGGAGGGCCACCAACTCCACTACTCCACAAGGTACCTGCCACCAACCCCCTTGCTGCTTGTGGTGCCCCGTCAGATGGCAACACTTTTATGATGGGCCAGCAGGGAGCAAAGGAAGCTCTTTTACGTCATGGAGGAAGCAGCTCTCAGGGTCTGCCATCACTGGGCAGACTCACCCAGGAGGCCAGGCTGCTGTCAGCTTCGCAGCCCACTCTGCCTCACCGCTCCTGGGCAGGAGTGCAGCCTCACCCGCCTCTCCACAGGAAGGCTTCTGGTGGTAATTTGCTGACAGCTCCTTTCCTGGCAGGGCAGTTAGCCAGGGGAAGCAGTGTGGGCATGCTGACCTCCAACGCTCCAGTACAGCTAGTGACAAATATACCAtttaatacacaaacacacgtactgGCCACATTTCCTATTCAGCCAGCGTTAGCACAGAATCTGCCCACACAAGCTGCTCCTCACATTGCTTATGTATCCACACCTACAGTTGCAGCTTCTTTGCCATCTTCCTCCCCTCCAAAGCAGACCCCACTCTCCTCTGCCACCCCTTCACCTGCACCCACCCCCTCGTCTCCTACACCTATACTCCCTCAGACACCTCGTTCTAAACCAATGaccccctcccgctcctcctctcctccttcctgctCCTTTCCTTCTTCAGCAGGAACAAACCCGCTGTCGCTCTCATCAACTCCGCGTCCCAAACCAATCTCTACATCTTCTCCccgctcttcctctccctctccctcttcctcatcaACACCGCCTCCATCTTCTGTCCCTGTTCCACTACCTCAAACTTACGGGCCCAAGTCATCTTTCACCTTCTCTTCTCCCCCATCATCCTTGATCACCTCTATGCCACCTCGTTCCCAGAGCCCCCGAGCCAAGGCATCCAACACACCTCCTTCTGCTTCTCCATTGTCTGGCCCCAGTCTCGCTCCAACCCCAATCCCTTCTCCAATACCAACTCCCACTCAGACCTGCACCCGTACTTCTACCCCCGCCCAAACTCCGACACCAACCCTAACGCCTACCCAGATCCTTCCACCTACACCGTCCTCCTCTCCCATCCCCGTCACAGCTGTCCCCTCCTTAAGTAAATTCCAGAGTTCCACCCCTTGTCTCAAGCCCTCTGTCTCCAGCTCTGCCAGAGGCCAACCCTTGAGCCAGATTGCAAAACAGAGCCCAACCCAAACTGCATTTCCTTCACCAACACCAGCTAGCACTAGCACCTCACGTAAAATAACTTTCTCAGTTCATCCTGTACAGCAAACCCCTCCTGTCCTTACTCCAAGCCCTGTTTCAGTCTCCGGTTATTCCACCAAACCAACCCCAGTGACAACCTCATCCTCAACAACCACTAACCCTTCATCTCTTACTAccacctcttcctccaccaCCACTTCTTCTGGTATCCAATGTGCCTCTTCTCCCACCCCAAAACAAAAACCAACCACCACAGCTGTTCCTAACCACCCCTCAAAACTCAATACGCCCTGTACCCCTGCCTCTCAGGCATCCACCACTACAACCACCCAGTCAGAACATGCAGTCCCCCTGCTAACAACACCTCCCCtaaaggagggaaaaaagacCCTCAGCTGTCACTCACCAGAAAAGACTCAGAGAAACTAA